Proteins encoded by one window of Blastocatellia bacterium:
- a CDS encoding SPFH domain-containing protein: MELGSLFIPMMVLIILLTVLIAGMLLARNYIKVAPNEVAVFSGRKRTLPDGKTVGYRLVKGGASLRIPLLEKVDYLSLNVLTIPLEIKRAYTLMGVPVSVKAVANVKIKSDDVSLQAAAERFLGVDQDEMHKVIFQTLEGHLRSILGTLTVEEINGDRQSFAQKLTSEAAVDLERMGIGVDVLTIQEISDEHDYLDSLGKKRTAEVKRDAEIGKAEADRDAKIKSSLAYQEGEKVRLEAEANIAQAQRDLEIKKARYLAEIESERARAEQAGPLARAQAQQAVVAEEVKVERIRTQEQIGVQEQEVQRKSRELEATVERPAEAQKNAAILKAEAAKQAAILEAEGKKQALIAIAEAEQERLEKEGLGRAAAIEAEGKAEAAKIEAIGLAQAKAIEAQGLAEAAAILKKADAWKQFNEAARLQTILEKLPSILQASTGIFGAVAAPLGNIDKVIVIEQGNGSTSQSGVTRFANNAPALIFNLLQQLQALGLNLPEIMNQLGIKQTNQPVAVAESLSEPGPPTS; encoded by the coding sequence ATGGAATTAGGCAGTTTATTTATTCCGATGATGGTTCTCATCATCCTCTTGACGGTGCTCATCGCCGGCATGCTGCTGGCACGCAATTACATCAAGGTAGCCCCCAACGAGGTGGCTGTGTTCAGCGGTCGCAAACGCACGCTGCCCGATGGAAAAACGGTCGGCTACCGTTTGGTCAAGGGCGGCGCTAGCTTGCGCATTCCGCTCTTGGAAAAGGTGGATTACCTTTCGCTCAACGTCCTAACGATTCCGCTGGAGATCAAACGCGCCTACACATTGATGGGCGTGCCGGTGTCGGTCAAGGCCGTGGCGAACGTCAAAATCAAGAGCGATGATGTGTCACTGCAAGCAGCGGCCGAGCGGTTTCTCGGCGTTGATCAAGATGAAATGCACAAGGTCATCTTCCAAACCTTGGAAGGTCATTTGCGATCTATTTTGGGGACGTTGACGGTTGAAGAAATTAACGGCGACCGGCAGAGCTTCGCGCAGAAGTTGACCTCCGAAGCCGCAGTGGACCTGGAGCGCATGGGTATTGGCGTGGATGTGCTGACCATACAAGAGATCAGCGACGAACACGACTACCTGGATTCGCTCGGCAAAAAACGGACGGCTGAAGTGAAACGTGATGCTGAAATCGGCAAGGCAGAGGCTGACCGTGACGCGAAAATCAAATCGTCGCTGGCCTACCAAGAGGGAGAAAAGGTTCGATTGGAAGCAGAGGCCAATATCGCGCAAGCTCAACGTGACTTGGAAATCAAGAAAGCTCGGTATCTGGCTGAAATCGAATCGGAGCGCGCTCGCGCTGAGCAGGCCGGGCCACTGGCTCGCGCACAAGCTCAACAGGCAGTCGTGGCCGAGGAAGTCAAAGTCGAACGGATTCGCACACAGGAACAAATCGGCGTGCAGGAACAAGAAGTCCAGCGAAAATCCCGCGAGCTGGAAGCCACGGTGGAACGACCGGCAGAAGCGCAGAAAAATGCAGCCATCCTGAAAGCCGAAGCAGCCAAGCAAGCGGCTATCTTAGAAGCCGAGGGCAAAAAACAAGCGTTGATCGCCATTGCTGAAGCCGAGCAAGAACGACTGGAGAAAGAGGGACTGGGCCGCGCGGCAGCCATTGAGGCCGAAGGCAAAGCTGAAGCGGCGAAGATCGAAGCGATCGGCCTGGCACAGGCCAAAGCCATCGAAGCGCAGGGCCTGGCCGAGGCTGCGGCGATTCTGAAGAAAGCTGATGCCTGGAAGCAATTCAATGAGGCTGCGCGATTGCAAACGATCTTGGAGAAATTGCCGAGCATTTTGCAGGCTTCCACCGGCATCTTCGGCGCGGTGGCCGCTCCCTTGGGCAATATTGACAAGGTCATCGTGATCGAACAAGGCAACGGCTCCACTTCACAAAGCGGCGTGACCCGATTCGCCAACAATGCCCCGGCATTAATCTTCAACCTGTTGCAGCAGCTCCAAGCCCTCGGATTGAATCTGCCCGAGATCATGAATCAACTCGGTATCAAACAAACAAATCAGCCGGTAGCGGTCGCTGAATCGCTGAGCGAGCCGGGACCTCCAACGTCCTGA